The Bradyrhizobium oligotrophicum S58 genome contains the following window.
TATAGGTGAGAGAGTGATCGTAGTGCATCCTCCGTGCAGTTCCGAACCATTCCTCCCAGCGGTCGGCGAACAGGAAATGGTCGAGCGAGAGAATGGCGACGCGGGGGCGGAGCCGTCGCGTGGCGCGGTCGAACAGATCGACCGTCTGACTGGTGGTCCAGGCCGTGAACGAGAGATTGTAGAAGCGGTACGGCGCGAACAGTGCCGCATGAAACGTCCCTGCACGTGATGTACTGATCCAGATGACCTCAGGCCGTTCCTGCTCGAGCCTCGCCAGTTTGAACGCTGCATTATAGCGCAGATCGAACGGGAGCACGATCTGCTCCGGATGATCGCGTTGGGATTCGGCGAGATCCTGCAGTCGCATCGCCGCGCCGAAGGGGCGTGCGGCATGAAGGAGGCCGACCGGAGGCAGGTAGCCGGCGAGTGCGGAGGCCGCCAGAACTGTGGTGACATAGCGCCGCGTCGGATTTGGTGGTGGCGAGTGGTGCGGTTGAGGCGGATCCTTCATTCGGCTGCCATTCGCACCGTTGGCCCGTCGGGATGAGCGCCAGAGCGCCGCACCGAAGAAGAACGTCGGTGATCAGAACTGGAAATACAGGAACTGGGAGGTATCCCCAGCGATGATGTTCATGAGTACGGCGGCGACCAGCGCCACCGACGTGCCGATCGCCCAGGTCAGGGATGGGCGCCACTTCAAACCGAGAACGCTCCACGGCCGCGGATTGTGATAGGTCTCAAGCCCGACATTCCATCGTTCGAACATCGCGTTGACGTTGGGTAATGCGAGACATGCGGCATACCCAACCAGAATCGCGATCATCAGCCGTGGGTCGACCAGATTGGTCATCGTGATCCTGTCCGGAGAGGACAGGCCGACCATACCCTTGATCAGCCGGATGGCTGCATTCGGATTGTCGGCGCGAAAGAACACCCAGGCGAGAACCACGGCGAACTGGGTCAACAACAGCGCTGCCGCAGCGTACCAGGCCGTGCCGGCATGACGCGCAAGCGCCGGCCGCGCCTGGACGAACTTGCCCCAGCGATGGTTGATGATCAGGAACAGCCCGTGCAGGGCGCCCCAGATCACGAACGTGAAGCCGGCTCCATGCCACAGGCCGCCGAGCAGCATTGTAGTGAACAGGTTGGCGTTTCGCCGGTGCTCGCCGTGGCGGTTGCCGCCAAGCGGGATGTAGAGATAATCGCGCAGGAAGCGTGACAGCGAGATATGCCAGCGTCGCCAGAATTCGACGATGCTCTGCGACTTGTATGGCGAGTCGAAATTGAAGGGCAGCTTGATCCCGAACATGATCGATATGCCGATCGCCATGTCCGAGTAGCCCGAGAAGTCGAAATAGATCTGAAGCGAGTAGGCAAGCGCGCCGCCCCAGGCGTCGATCAGATGAAGGTGACTGGAGTTGGCAGCCTGAAATACGGGATTCGCGACCAGCCCAAAGCCGTCGGCGATGAACGATTTCTTGAACAGGCCGATCGTCAGAATCGTGAGGCCGACCGCGATGTTCTCGATCGAGATCCTTCTGCTCTCCTCCGAGCCGAACTGTGGCATCATCTCGCGATGATGGAGGATCGGTCCTGCGATGAGGTGCGGAAAATAGGTGACGAACAGCCCGTATTTGACGAAGCTCCGTTCACGTGCATAGCCGCCGTAAACGTCTGCGAGATACGCGATTTGCGTGAAGGTGAAGAATGAGATGCCCAATGGAAGCACGATCGCGAGCGACGGGTACTTCGACGCTGTCAGTGCATTGAGGATCTGGATGCCGAAATTCGTATATTTGTAGAACGCCAGCGCTCCCAGATTCAGCGTGATGGCCAATGCGAATAACCCGGTGCGCGTCCTGCCGCTCTGTCCGGCAATCAGAAGGCCCATCGTGTAATTGAAGACGATGGAGACCAGGATG
Protein-coding sequences here:
- a CDS encoding MBOAT family O-acyltransferase, which translates into the protein MLFTQFEFLFLFLPVTFAGYFLLARFFAPAVARLSWLAAASLVFYGYWDIHFVPVILVSIVFNYTMGLLIAGQSGRTRTGLFALAITLNLGALAFYKYTNFGIQILNALTASKYPSLAIVLPLGISFFTFTQIAYLADVYGGYARERSFVKYGLFVTYFPHLIAGPILHHREMMPQFGSEESRRISIENIAVGLTILTIGLFKKSFIADGFGLVANPVFQAANSSHLHLIDAWGGALAYSLQIYFDFSGYSDMAIGISIMFGIKLPFNFDSPYKSQSIVEFWRRWHISLSRFLRDYLYIPLGGNRHGEHRRNANLFTTMLLGGLWHGAGFTFVIWGALHGLFLIINHRWGKFVQARPALARHAGTAWYAAAALLLTQFAVVLAWVFFRADNPNAAIRLIKGMVGLSSPDRITMTNLVDPRLMIAILVGYAACLALPNVNAMFERWNVGLETYHNPRPWSVLGLKWRPSLTWAIGTSVALVAAVLMNIIAGDTSQFLYFQF